In one window of Acidobacteriota bacterium DNA:
- a CDS encoding ABC transporter ATP-binding protein/permease has protein sequence MRDRSMLRHLWPFLRPDSWAFALALILTPVTAGLSLVQPWILKKVIDDHIVAGVSEGLMTLALLYLGAVGVAYVLEGGYVMSLAWGGQRTIVRLRSGVYRKLLSLRQSYLDRQPAGRLLTRATSDIDALGEAFSSGLINIVLDLLMITGTLIAMFLLDWKLTLVLMLLAPPILAVLEIIRRRLRVLFLEVREALASVNAFLAERVDGVEVVQLFGNEDHSERLFDLRNDRFRRATTRSNVYDSFMYALVDGTAAICVAVMLWYGSGLATQMGFPLPLSEPVSAGVLVAFIEYLDRLFRPLRELSSRVAVLQRGAAALEKVLGLLDVTETVSEDGVSHPEVAGEIKMREVFFRYRPDTEDVLSGIDLDVNPGEVVAVVGSTGSGKTTLTRILDTSYTGYRGSITLDGKELSGLRSKDVRRRIAGVRQDPQLFSETVRFNIDLGNENIDAAETEAAAELVHADRVIDRVGWDHVLRERGADLSVGEGQLLTFARAMAHDLSVVVLDEATASVDSITEQLIQDAIAKIFERKTVLVIAHRLSTVERADRIVMMDHGRIVEQGTHHELLAAGGAYAKLVRAGEDLLVA, from the coding sequence GTGAGGGATCGCTCGATGCTGCGCCACCTGTGGCCGTTTCTCAGGCCCGATTCATGGGCCTTCGCTCTCGCTCTGATTCTGACGCCGGTCACCGCGGGCCTCAGCCTGGTTCAGCCTTGGATCCTGAAGAAGGTCATCGACGACCACATCGTGGCGGGGGTGAGCGAGGGATTGATGACCCTCGCGCTGCTCTATCTCGGTGCGGTTGGCGTCGCGTATGTGCTCGAGGGTGGATACGTGATGTCACTCGCGTGGGGTGGCCAGCGCACCATCGTGCGGCTGCGCTCGGGTGTCTATCGGAAGCTTCTGAGTCTGCGTCAGAGCTATCTCGACCGGCAGCCCGCAGGTCGCCTGTTGACCCGGGCGACCTCGGATATCGACGCCCTCGGAGAAGCGTTCTCTTCCGGCCTTATCAACATCGTTCTCGACCTCCTGATGATCACCGGCACCCTGATTGCAATGTTCCTGCTCGATTGGAAGCTGACCCTCGTCTTGATGCTGTTGGCGCCGCCGATTCTCGCCGTACTCGAGATCATTCGTCGCCGCCTCAGGGTTCTCTTTCTGGAGGTGCGAGAGGCGTTGGCGTCGGTCAATGCCTTTCTCGCCGAAAGGGTGGACGGCGTCGAGGTTGTCCAGCTCTTTGGCAACGAGGACCATTCGGAGCGCCTGTTCGACCTCAGGAACGATCGATTCCGTCGCGCTACGACACGCTCGAATGTTTACGACTCGTTCATGTACGCGCTGGTCGACGGCACTGCAGCCATCTGCGTGGCAGTGATGCTGTGGTACGGGTCTGGGTTGGCCACTCAAATGGGATTTCCCCTGCCGCTGAGCGAGCCGGTCAGCGCGGGCGTGCTGGTTGCCTTCATCGAGTACCTGGACCGCCTCTTCCGGCCGCTCCGGGAGCTCTCGTCTCGGGTCGCGGTGCTGCAACGGGGCGCAGCCGCACTCGAGAAGGTCCTCGGTCTTCTCGACGTCACGGAAACCGTGTCCGAAGACGGAGTCAGCCACCCGGAGGTCGCGGGCGAGATCAAGATGCGTGAGGTGTTCTTCAGATACAGGCCAGACACCGAGGACGTCCTGAGCGGAATCGACCTGGACGTGAATCCCGGTGAAGTGGTAGCGGTGGTCGGTTCGACCGGTTCTGGCAAAACCACGCTGACCCGAATCCTCGACACTTCGTACACGGGCTATAGGGGGAGCATCACGCTTGACGGGAAGGAGCTGTCGGGCCTGCGATCGAAAGACGTGCGTCGCCGGATCGCGGGTGTGCGGCAGGATCCGCAGCTGTTTTCGGAGACGGTGCGCTTCAACATCGATCTGGGGAACGAAAACATCGATGCAGCCGAGACCGAGGCTGCGGCGGAGCTGGTCCATGCCGATCGGGTGATCGATCGCGTCGGGTGGGACCATGTGCTGCGTGAACGAGGTGCCGATCTGTCGGTGGGGGAAGGGCAACTGCTGACCTTCGCGCGCGCGATGGCGCACGATCTTTCGGTGGTTGTGCTCGACGAAGCCACTGCGTCCGTTGACTCGATCACGGAGCAGCTGATTCAGGATGCGATTGCCAAGATCTTCGAGCGCAAGACGGTGCTCGTGATCGCACACCGGCTTTCGACGGTGGAGCGTGCCGACCGGATCGTGATGATGGACCATGGGCGTATCGTCGAGCAGGGCACCCACCACGAGCTGCTCGCTGCCGGCGGCGCCTACGCCAAGCTCGTCCGTGCCGGCGAAGACCTCCTGGTCGCGTGA
- a CDS encoding alkaline phosphatase D family protein: protein MRGFLRSAGLIVVLCVVAGVAAANDYFPQSVASGDPTPTSVVLWTRAIDGDGGIPSGVILSVATDQAFTNVVMKRSIEIDKEYDGVVKVKVDGLMPYTDYYYQFAVDENLSQIGRTRTAPTPDMDVDVRFAVVYCQDYIGRYYNAYLKLLLDHDEDIDFIVHLGDYVYETTGDPQFQDPESERKMVFEDTEGAIQLGTEENPNYAAASLANYRTLYRTYRSDEVLQEVHERWPMLVVWDDHEYANDAWGATATYYNGRRDEYDVERKQNSERAFYEWVPIDAGLNQEGELEITAADLYPNAKIYRDLIYGSNLHLVLTDLRSFRPDHLIPEDAFPGEIAVDEETLAAMVGEAWPAVRESFDPYVDMDLLGGYLPILRQTTSLIAANLYMMENPELDFFTAVDLGEAAMSGNVSATFINLLFTEAGLQAPFSAEVLAMLPRGISFLVMGKTAIYSSGGSRTQVIKDTFDLYAAARYLETEGAAQEVYGAQQNAWLQGTLLASPTTWRVLGHSFMMTPMVIDFTNPAIADMLPVEFPDFLRTKLVINAEDFNGLPQKTMEVLGLLGLVPNTVVISGDIHSTFVTDHKNGIYEITPPAISSATNAEIVIRVVASDPILGQIPGIEEILQNYALLLQVSAMSPAVSQSDILYANTFSHGYGIFDVADSVMKILIQQMPSDEVGNSYYDDPEALEALFTPLRFTIRDGVLTPAP, encoded by the coding sequence ATGCGTGGTTTTCTTCGTTCGGCGGGTTTGATCGTTGTCCTGTGTGTCGTGGCTGGCGTGGCCGCCGCAAATGACTATTTTCCGCAGTCTGTGGCTTCGGGTGATCCGACGCCGACGAGTGTCGTGCTGTGGACCCGAGCGATCGACGGTGATGGCGGGATTCCTTCCGGTGTCATTCTCAGTGTCGCCACCGATCAGGCCTTTACGAATGTGGTGATGAAGCGGTCGATTGAGATTGACAAAGAATACGACGGCGTCGTCAAGGTCAAGGTCGACGGGCTGATGCCGTACACCGACTACTACTACCAGTTCGCGGTCGACGAAAACCTATCGCAAATCGGCCGCACGCGGACTGCGCCGACCCCCGACATGGACGTCGATGTCAGATTTGCGGTGGTTTATTGCCAGGATTACATCGGTCGCTACTACAACGCCTATCTCAAATTGTTGCTCGATCACGACGAAGATATCGATTTCATCGTCCACCTTGGCGATTACGTCTACGAGACGACCGGAGACCCTCAGTTCCAGGATCCGGAGAGTGAACGAAAGATGGTCTTCGAGGACACCGAGGGTGCGATTCAGCTCGGCACGGAAGAGAACCCCAACTATGCCGCCGCCAGCCTGGCCAATTACCGAACCCTCTATCGCACCTACCGTTCGGACGAAGTGCTGCAGGAAGTCCACGAACGGTGGCCAATGCTCGTGGTCTGGGACGATCACGAGTATGCCAACGACGCTTGGGGTGCCACGGCGACCTACTACAACGGCCGTCGAGACGAGTACGACGTCGAGCGCAAGCAGAACTCGGAACGAGCTTTCTACGAGTGGGTGCCGATCGATGCCGGCCTCAACCAGGAGGGCGAGCTCGAGATCACCGCTGCCGATCTCTATCCGAACGCGAAGATCTATCGCGATCTGATCTACGGCTCGAACCTCCACCTTGTGCTGACCGATCTGCGGTCATTCCGGCCTGACCATTTGATCCCGGAAGACGCGTTCCCCGGCGAGATCGCGGTCGACGAGGAAACCCTTGCCGCCATGGTGGGTGAGGCGTGGCCGGCGGTCAGGGAGAGTTTCGACCCTTACGTCGATATGGACCTTCTCGGCGGTTATTTGCCGATCCTGCGGCAGACCACGAGCCTGATCGCCGCCAATCTCTACATGATGGAAAACCCCGAACTCGATTTCTTCACCGCGGTTGATCTGGGCGAGGCTGCGATGTCGGGGAATGTGAGCGCCACCTTCATCAATCTCCTGTTTACAGAGGCTGGGCTGCAAGCGCCGTTCTCTGCGGAAGTCCTGGCCATGCTACCGCGGGGGATCTCGTTCCTGGTGATGGGCAAGACCGCGATTTACTCTTCAGGCGGATCGCGGACGCAGGTCATCAAGGATACCTTCGACCTCTACGCCGCCGCCCGCTACCTCGAGACAGAGGGCGCGGCGCAGGAGGTGTATGGAGCGCAGCAGAACGCCTGGCTCCAGGGGACGTTGCTCGCCAGTCCGACGACCTGGAGGGTTCTGGGCCACTCGTTCATGATGACGCCGATGGTGATCGATTTCACCAACCCGGCGATCGCCGATATGCTGCCCGTTGAATTCCCGGATTTCCTCCGCACAAAACTGGTGATCAACGCCGAGGACTTCAACGGCCTGCCGCAAAAGACCATGGAGGTGCTGGGACTCCTCGGTCTGGTCCCGAACACGGTAGTGATTTCGGGTGACATCCACTCGACATTCGTGACCGACCACAAGAACGGAATTTACGAGATCACACCGCCGGCCATCTCCTCGGCGACGAACGCCGAGATCGTGATCAGGGTCGTCGCTTCCGACCCGATACTCGGGCAGATACCGGGCATCGAGGAGATTCTCCAAAACTACGCCCTCCTCCTCCAGGTATCGGCGATGAGCCCGGCTGTGTCGCAGTCCGATATCCTGTACGCCAATACCTTTTCCCACGGTTACGGCATCTTCGACGTCGCCGACAGCGTGATGAAGATCCTCATCCAGCAGATGCCTTCGGACGAGGTTGGTAACAGCTACTACGACGATCCGGAGGCGTTGGAAGCCCTGTTTACTCCGCTCAGATTCACGATTCGGGATGGGGTGCTGACTCCTGCGCCCTGA
- a CDS encoding phosphotransferase family protein, with the protein MNNTIDQPVAARPGETLDTVSLAPFLATALGLEGDIEVLQYPSGYSNLTYMLRVGDSELVLRRPPFGSKPKTGHDMRREFDVLTALQNDFPYCPKPLAHCDDEGIIGAPFYVMERIEGIIVRRDFPPEMSLSPEDIRGLFENVVDVHIELHSVDHRSVGLETFGKSKGYVERQIAGWSDRYRRVRTPDVPDCEGVMTWLEANRPPDTGTGCIVHNDFRLDNLVLDPHEPRRIIGVLDWEMATIGDPLMDLGASLAYWVEQSDPPAMQAMRMMPTNVVGAPSRAEVIARYADKSGIEVGDFGFYYCYGLFRLAVIVQQIYYRAYHGQTKDPRFLNLNLWVSVLADAAEAVTR; encoded by the coding sequence ATGAACAACACCATTGACCAGCCGGTCGCGGCTCGCCCCGGAGAAACACTAGATACCGTGAGCTTGGCTCCTTTCCTAGCAACCGCGCTCGGACTCGAGGGCGATATCGAAGTTCTGCAATATCCTTCGGGATATTCGAACCTCACGTACATGCTGCGGGTCGGAGATTCGGAGCTAGTGCTCCGGCGGCCACCATTCGGCAGCAAGCCGAAGACCGGCCACGATATGCGGCGCGAGTTTGATGTGTTGACCGCCCTTCAAAACGACTTTCCCTACTGCCCGAAACCGTTGGCGCACTGCGACGATGAAGGCATCATCGGCGCACCCTTCTACGTGATGGAGCGCATCGAGGGCATCATCGTCAGAAGGGATTTTCCACCGGAGATGTCACTGTCTCCCGAGGACATCAGAGGCCTCTTCGAAAACGTCGTCGACGTGCATATCGAGCTGCACTCGGTTGACCATCGGTCCGTTGGCCTCGAGACATTCGGCAAGTCAAAAGGGTACGTCGAGCGGCAGATAGCCGGATGGTCCGACCGGTATCGCAGGGTGCGTACACCCGACGTGCCCGACTGTGAAGGCGTCATGACTTGGCTGGAGGCAAATCGACCACCGGACACCGGCACCGGATGCATCGTCCACAACGATTTCCGCCTCGACAATCTGGTCCTCGACCCGCACGAACCACGGCGGATCATCGGTGTCCTCGACTGGGAGATGGCGACAATCGGTGACCCTCTAATGGATCTCGGGGCGTCACTCGCGTACTGGGTGGAGCAGAGCGACCCTCCCGCCATGCAGGCGATGCGGATGATGCCCACAAACGTGGTTGGAGCGCCCTCGAGGGCGGAGGTGATCGCCCGATATGCGGATAAGAGCGGCATCGAAGTCGGAGATTTTGGCTTCTATTACTGCTACGGTCTTTTCCGTCTCGCGGTGATCGTCCAGCAGATCTACTACCGTGCGTACCACGGCCAGACGAAGGATCCCCGTTTCCTGAATCTCAATCTGTGGGTTTCGGTGCTTGCTGACGCAGCCGAGGCAGTGACGAGGTAG
- a CDS encoding YkgJ family cysteine cluster protein: MGRRNPCFDHDCHICCVNTRMTLTEADVSRLQSAGQNAFCFVNDDDDLQLVNVDGQCIFLANGRCSVHQDRPEGCRLYPMILDLSVDRVVLDAFCPWACEFGFTREDEVQLRRSVVDEARESRIRGSRRRSG, translated from the coding sequence ATGGGCCGCCGGAACCCGTGCTTCGATCACGACTGCCACATCTGTTGCGTGAATACTCGCATGACACTGACCGAGGCGGACGTTTCTCGACTGCAATCGGCGGGCCAAAACGCGTTCTGTTTCGTCAACGATGATGACGACCTTCAGCTCGTGAATGTTGATGGGCAGTGCATCTTTCTCGCCAACGGCCGGTGCTCGGTTCACCAGGACCGGCCCGAGGGCTGCCGCCTCTACCCGATGATTCTCGATCTGTCCGTGGATCGGGTGGTCCTCGATGCATTCTGCCCGTGGGCGTGCGAGTTCGGGTTTACCCGGGAGGACGAGGTGCAACTGCGCCGATCGGTTGTCGATGAGGCGAGGGAAAGCCGGATCAGAGGATCCAGAAGGCGATCAGGCTGA